A window of the Candidatus Polarisedimenticolia bacterium genome harbors these coding sequences:
- a CDS encoding integration host factor subunit alpha has product MTKADLAHAIYQRHGALSRREATALVETVLERIRQGLSTGRAVKISGFGSFTVVHRKPRPGRNPRTGESVIIPGRVRPVFRPSRQVLLQLNRDGRPGRVRGVIDGH; this is encoded by the coding sequence ATGACGAAAGCCGATCTGGCCCACGCCATCTACCAACGACACGGGGCGCTGTCTCGGCGGGAAGCGACGGCTCTGGTCGAGACGGTGCTGGAGCGGATTCGCCAGGGGCTCTCGACGGGCCGGGCGGTGAAGATCTCGGGCTTCGGTTCCTTCACCGTCGTCCACCGGAAGCCCCGTCCCGGAAGGAATCCGCGCACGGGGGAGAGCGTGATCATCCCCGGAAGGGTCCGTCCCGTGTTCCGCCCCTCGCGGCAGGTGCTGCTCCAGCTCAACCGCGACGGCCGGCCGGGGCGAGTTCGAGGAGTGATCGATGGCCACTGA
- a CDS encoding MerR family transcriptional regulator: protein MATEVPKKLFYKIGEVCSLTDTQPYVLRFWESEFPQLAPKKTRTGQRVYRPRDIEMVLEIKKLLYDEGFTIAGARKKLGMGDGAAPLPEPTEEPAPDTMALLELQEDFRSSLGEILSIMDDTDRRLKKKS, encoded by the coding sequence ATGGCCACTGAGGTTCCGAAGAAGCTCTTCTACAAGATCGGCGAGGTCTGCTCGCTGACCGATACGCAGCCCTACGTCCTGAGGTTTTGGGAGTCGGAGTTTCCGCAGCTTGCGCCGAAGAAGACCCGGACGGGCCAGCGCGTCTACCGTCCCCGGGACATCGAGATGGTCCTGGAGATCAAGAAGCTGCTCTATGACGAGGGGTTCACGATTGCCGGCGCGCGCAAAAAGCTGGGGATGGGCGACGGCGCGGCTCCTCTCCCCGAGCCCACCGAGGAGCCGGCCCCGGACACCATGGCGCTGCTGGAGCTGCAGGAGGACTTCCGCTCCTCCCTCGGCGAGATCCTCTCGATCATGGACGACACCGATCGGCGCCTGAAGAAGAAGAGCTGA
- the surE gene encoding 5'/3'-nucleotidase SurE, translated as MAPHPPFILVTNDDGIGAEGLQALSRELASVGRVAVIAPDREQSASSHALTLHRPLRVKHHAPDVYSVDGTPTDCVNLGILNLLPERPALVVSGINRGMNLGDDITYSGTVAAAFEGTLLGIPSFAVSQQTSREKPVDFAAAARFAATLARRVLDHPIPPGTLLNVNVPAAPPRGVRPTRQGKRTYHQGVVERTDPAGRRYYWLGGIPPQWDDDPHSDFAAIKDGYISLTALHLDLTHYPLLKELEGWHLEAFSER; from the coding sequence ATGGCTCCTCATCCGCCCTTCATCCTGGTCACCAACGACGATGGCATCGGCGCCGAAGGGCTGCAGGCGCTGTCCCGCGAGCTCGCCTCGGTCGGCCGGGTCGCCGTCATCGCGCCGGATCGGGAGCAGAGCGCCTCCAGCCACGCCTTGACGCTGCACCGCCCCCTGCGCGTGAAGCACCACGCGCCGGACGTCTACAGCGTCGACGGGACGCCCACCGACTGCGTCAACCTGGGAATCCTGAACCTCCTCCCCGAGCGCCCCGCTCTGGTGGTCTCGGGAATCAACCGGGGGATGAACCTCGGCGACGACATCACCTATTCGGGGACGGTCGCGGCGGCGTTCGAGGGGACGCTCTTGGGCATTCCTTCCTTCGCCGTGTCGCAGCAGACTTCCAGGGAGAAACCGGTCGATTTCGCCGCCGCGGCCCGCTTCGCCGCGACGCTGGCGCGCCGCGTGCTGGATCACCCCATTCCGCCGGGGACGCTCTTGAATGTGAACGTGCCGGCGGCCCCGCCTCGGGGGGTGCGCCCGACGCGACAGGGGAAGCGGACCTACCATCAGGGGGTGGTGGAGCGGACCGATCCGGCGGGACGCCGCTACTACTGGCTGGGCGGCATCCCGCCCCAATGGGACGACGACCCCCACAGCGATTTCGCCGCCATCAAGGACGGTTACATCTCGCTTACCGCCCTGCATCTCGATCTCACGCACTACCCGCTGCTGAAAGAGCTGGAAGGTTGGCACCTGGAGGCGTTCTCGGAGAGGTGA
- a CDS encoding protein-L-isoaspartate(D-aspartate) O-methyltransferase — MDFRLRRQKMVARLEKAGIVDPRILQAFLDVPRHLFVEEALQEKAYGTHALPIGHQQTISQPEIAARMTEMLQIRSEDRVLEVGTGSGYQAAILARLASEVLTVERIPALARRAEALLMALKLGNVRVKVCDGSLGLGEGQSFDVILVAAAAPEIPRPLLEHLAPGGRMVIPVGSGSKQNLFRVVRQGDEFLAEDRGPCTFVKLVGRSRWANLPDHPS, encoded by the coding sequence GTGGACTTCAGGCTCAGGCGCCAGAAGATGGTGGCCCGCCTCGAAAAGGCGGGGATCGTAGACCCGCGGATCCTCCAGGCCTTCCTCGACGTGCCGCGGCACCTCTTCGTCGAGGAGGCGCTCCAGGAGAAGGCCTACGGCACCCACGCCCTGCCGATCGGGCACCAGCAGACGATCTCGCAGCCCGAGATCGCCGCCCGGATGACGGAGATGCTGCAGATCCGCTCGGAAGACCGGGTCCTCGAAGTGGGGACCGGCTCGGGCTACCAGGCGGCGATCCTGGCGCGCCTGGCTTCGGAGGTCCTCACGGTGGAGCGCATCCCGGCGCTCGCCCGGCGCGCCGAGGCTCTGCTGATGGCGTTGAAGCTGGGAAACGTGCGCGTCAAAGTGTGCGACGGCTCGCTTGGCCTCGGCGAGGGGCAGTCCTTCGACGTTATCCTGGTGGCCGCGGCCGCCCCGGAGATCCCGCGCCCGCTGCTGGAGCACCTGGCCCCGGGAGGGCGCATGGTGATTCCGGTGGGCTCCGGGTCAAAGCAGAATCTCTTCCGGGTCGTGCGCCAGGGGGACGAGTTCCTGGCCGAGGACCGCGGCCCCTGCACCTTCGTCAAGCTGGTCGGCCGCTCGCGCTGGGCGAACCTTCCCGATCACCCTTCCTGA
- a CDS encoding aromatic ring-hydroxylating dioxygenase subunit alpha yields the protein MESDFLAQEMQRFDPEASLEAARTPPASWYTDPRFLELERTTVFRRSWQAVGRIDQLPRAGSYFTGELLGEPFVVVRGSDGALRAFLNVCRHHAAQVCPGEEGCLTELTCPYHGWTYGLDGRLLRAPKLGRSEVFDRDGFGLVPIAVESWGPLVFVHLGQKPASLRQELAELERRLEASAFRELRFAQRKSYDLQCNWKVYVDNYLDGGYHVAHLHRGLAGQLDLKSYRTEIFPRLSIQSCAAPAEAAAGPEGDFPERIGQGALYAWIHPNFMINRYGSIMDTNYVLPLSHDRCRVVFDFFFDETEGAEAQDFIAKSVAASHVVQEEDVGISESVQRGLGSSAYDRGIYAPAFEAPMLHFHRLLARDLRGAGRPS from the coding sequence ATGGAGAGCGATTTTCTGGCGCAGGAGATGCAGCGTTTCGACCCCGAGGCGTCGCTGGAAGCCGCGCGCACGCCTCCCGCCTCCTGGTACACCGATCCCCGCTTCCTGGAGCTCGAGCGGACCACGGTGTTCCGACGCTCCTGGCAGGCGGTCGGACGCATCGACCAGCTGCCGCGCGCCGGCAGCTACTTCACCGGCGAGCTGCTCGGAGAGCCGTTCGTGGTGGTCCGCGGCTCCGACGGGGCGCTTCGGGCGTTCCTCAACGTCTGCCGCCACCATGCCGCCCAGGTGTGCCCGGGGGAGGAAGGCTGCCTGACGGAGCTGACCTGCCCATATCACGGCTGGACGTACGGGCTGGACGGGCGGCTCCTGCGCGCCCCGAAGCTGGGACGGAGCGAAGTCTTCGATCGGGACGGCTTCGGGCTCGTGCCGATCGCCGTGGAGAGCTGGGGGCCGCTGGTCTTCGTGCACCTCGGGCAGAAGCCCGCCTCCCTGCGCCAGGAGCTCGCCGAGCTGGAGCGGCGCCTCGAAGCCTCGGCCTTTCGGGAGCTGCGCTTCGCGCAGCGCAAGTCGTACGACTTGCAGTGCAACTGGAAGGTCTACGTCGACAACTACCTCGACGGCGGCTATCACGTGGCGCACCTCCACCGGGGCCTCGCCGGGCAGCTCGACCTCAAGAGCTACCGGACGGAGATCTTCCCGCGCCTGTCGATCCAGTCCTGCGCGGCGCCGGCGGAGGCGGCGGCGGGGCCCGAGGGCGACTTCCCCGAGAGGATCGGCCAAGGGGCGCTGTACGCCTGGATCCATCCCAACTTCATGATCAACCGCTACGGCTCCATCATGGACACCAACTACGTCCTGCCGCTCTCCCACGACCGCTGTCGCGTCGTCTTCGATTTCTTCTTCGACGAGACGGAAGGCGCGGAAGCGCAGGACTTCATCGCCAAGAGCGTCGCCGCCAGCCACGTCGTCCAGGAAGAGGACGTGGGGATCAGCGAGTCGGTCCAGCGAGGGCTCGGCTCGTCGGCTTACGATCGCGGCATCTACGCCCCCGCGTTCGAGGCCCCGATGCTCCACTTCCACCGGCTTCTCGCGCGCGACCTCCGCGGCGCCGGCCGCCCCTCCTGA
- a CDS encoding amidohydrolase family protein: MTPRGRRARLIAALGCLVAVAALPPAAVAAELSVDLASARRLFQKNLDAIRHRDRSAYLACYLNGKTLARTGPDGIQLGFAELAREAGKGWPDRFEGLDLQLVPIRPGLVYGTYRYRVRYGAREESGLSERLFVETEKGWKIAVTTAFPAAAGTPPPPRALVGATLVDGTGGSPVADATVILRGGKIDCAGSRARCLVPDGLETLDVSGKWITPGLIDAHVHFAQTGWVDGRPDAIDVRKDYPYEEVEAGLEAHPERFFRAFLCSGVTAVFDVGGYPWSWDLRGRAAADPLAPRVAAAGPLLSTWDFWLNLPGERQFLYLGGEEDARQDVRYLKARDTDAVKVWFIPVESRKFEEMEKVVQAAGEEARRLRVPLIVHATGLREAKAALRAGASLLVHSVGDLPVDEEFLALARKNKVVYCPTLVVVDGYRRLQEAAAAHRRPDVDDPNGCVDPGIVARLAKTADLKAPAPDPAVAERRRARFQTFAEQAPRNLLKVHDAGIAIAMGTDAGNPLTLHGPSVYAEMEAMQAAGLAPMDVIVASTRGGARAMGRSAEIGTLEKGKSADLLVLDADPTQDVMAFRRLRYVVRGGVVRTPEELRPAKPAR, translated from the coding sequence ATGACGCCTCGCGGGCGCCGGGCGCGGCTGATCGCGGCCCTCGGCTGCCTGGTTGCCGTCGCCGCGCTGCCGCCGGCCGCCGTCGCGGCCGAACTCTCCGTCGATCTCGCCTCGGCCCGCCGATTGTTCCAGAAGAACCTCGACGCGATCCGGCACCGGGATCGGAGCGCCTATCTCGCCTGCTATCTCAACGGCAAGACGCTGGCCCGGACGGGGCCCGACGGGATCCAGCTCGGGTTCGCAGAGCTGGCGCGCGAGGCGGGGAAAGGATGGCCCGATCGTTTCGAGGGACTCGATCTGCAGCTCGTGCCGATCCGCCCGGGCCTGGTCTACGGCACCTACCGCTACCGGGTCCGTTACGGCGCGCGCGAGGAGTCGGGCCTCTCGGAGCGCCTGTTCGTGGAAACGGAGAAGGGATGGAAGATCGCCGTGACGACGGCGTTCCCCGCGGCCGCCGGCACGCCGCCCCCGCCGCGGGCCCTCGTCGGCGCGACCTTGGTCGATGGCACGGGCGGGAGCCCGGTGGCCGATGCGACCGTGATCCTGCGCGGCGGCAAGATCGATTGCGCCGGGAGCAGGGCCCGATGCCTCGTTCCGGACGGCCTCGAGACGCTCGACGTTTCGGGCAAGTGGATCACGCCCGGCCTGATCGACGCTCACGTCCACTTCGCCCAGACCGGCTGGGTCGACGGGCGCCCCGACGCGATCGACGTCCGCAAGGATTATCCGTACGAGGAGGTCGAGGCCGGGCTAGAGGCCCATCCGGAGCGCTTCTTCCGGGCGTTCCTGTGCTCGGGCGTCACCGCGGTCTTCGACGTCGGCGGCTATCCCTGGAGCTGGGATCTGCGCGGCCGGGCCGCGGCCGATCCACTGGCGCCACGCGTCGCGGCTGCCGGGCCGCTGCTCTCCACCTGGGACTTCTGGCTGAACCTCCCGGGAGAGCGGCAGTTCCTCTACCTGGGCGGGGAGGAAGACGCGCGGCAAGACGTCCGCTACCTCAAAGCGCGCGACACCGACGCCGTCAAGGTCTGGTTCATTCCGGTCGAGAGCCGGAAGTTCGAGGAGATGGAGAAGGTGGTGCAGGCCGCCGGGGAGGAGGCGCGCCGGCTGCGGGTTCCTCTCATCGTCCACGCCACGGGGCTGCGCGAGGCGAAAGCGGCGCTGCGCGCCGGGGCCAGCCTTCTCGTCCACAGCGTCGGCGACCTCCCGGTCGACGAGGAATTCCTGGCGCTGGCCCGCAAGAATAAGGTGGTCTACTGCCCGACGCTGGTGGTGGTCGACGGTTACCGGCGGCTGCAGGAGGCGGCCGCGGCGCACCGGCGGCCCGACGTCGACGATCCGAACGGCTGCGTCGATCCCGGGATCGTGGCGCGTCTCGCCAAGACGGCCGATCTGAAAGCCCCGGCACCCGATCCGGCCGTCGCGGAACGCCGGCGGGCCCGGTTCCAGACCTTCGCCGAGCAGGCGCCGCGCAACCTCCTCAAGGTGCACGACGCGGGGATCGCCATCGCCATGGGGACCGACGCCGGCAACCCCCTGACGCTCCACGGCCCTTCGGTATACGCCGAGATGGAAGCGATGCAGGCGGCCGGCCTGGCGCCGATGGACGTGATCGTCGCCTCCACCCGAGGCGGGGCGCGGGCGATGGGACGGTCGGCGGAGATCGGAACGCTCGAGAAGGGAAAGAGCGCCGACCTGCTCGTCCTGGACGCCGACCCGACGCAGGATGTTATGGCCTTTCGGCGGCTGCGCTACGTGGTCCGGGGCGGCGTCGTCCGGACTCCCGAGGAATTGAGGCCCGCCAAGCCCGCCCGCTGA
- a CDS encoding NAD(P)/FAD-dependent oxidoreductase, with product MGYDFIVIGGGHNGLVAAALLAKNGRKLLVVERRDVLGGLGALEEFRPGFRTPGLLHDTASFRPQVAELLQLERHGLVWRDDEVPVYFPQAAGRGLLLYRDPARAEPEIAAFSRRDADRYRAWRGFLGRIRNFLARLQDEPAPKLGAQGLGDLWDLARRGLALRRLSEDEMLDVLRVLPMCVGDYVGEWFETKLLRAGLAGESVAGTWLGPWSAGSAANLLLHEALTGREIRGGAAVLTRALEESCRAHGAEIRTSSPVRRILVEGGKVRGVELEGGERIDALGVLSSCDPKRTFFEMIAPRDLPAEIEEAIRHWRCRGTTAKVNLALSGPLDFAGRPGGVFEAIRTGEELDDLERAFDPVKYGEYPARPILDVRVPSLSEPSLAPSGNHVVSILAHFVPYHVRGGWTEDRKKALADHVVQTLAVYAPTLPERILSGEVLSPADLESRYGLTEGHIHHGEHGLDQMFSLRPAASCSRHLTPLPGLILCGSGTHPGGGITGGPGSLAAAAILASHR from the coding sequence ATGGGCTACGACTTCATCGTCATCGGCGGGGGCCACAACGGACTGGTGGCGGCGGCGCTGCTCGCCAAGAACGGGCGCAAGCTCCTGGTCGTCGAGCGCCGCGACGTCCTCGGCGGCCTCGGCGCCCTGGAGGAATTCCGGCCCGGCTTCCGCACCCCCGGCCTGCTCCACGACACCGCCTCCTTCCGTCCCCAGGTGGCCGAGCTGCTGCAGCTCGAGCGCCACGGCCTCGTCTGGCGCGACGACGAGGTGCCGGTCTACTTTCCGCAGGCCGCCGGGCGGGGCCTGCTCCTCTACCGCGATCCGGCGCGGGCCGAGCCGGAGATCGCGGCGTTCTCGCGGCGGGACGCCGACCGGTACCGGGCCTGGCGCGGTTTCCTCGGGCGCATCCGGAACTTCCTGGCCCGCCTGCAGGACGAGCCCGCTCCCAAGCTCGGAGCGCAGGGGCTGGGAGATCTCTGGGACCTGGCGCGCCGCGGGCTGGCGCTGCGCCGCCTCTCGGAAGACGAGATGCTCGACGTCCTGCGCGTCCTGCCGATGTGCGTGGGCGACTACGTGGGCGAGTGGTTCGAGACCAAGCTCCTGAGGGCGGGCCTCGCCGGAGAGTCGGTCGCCGGCACCTGGCTGGGTCCCTGGTCGGCCGGCAGCGCCGCCAATCTGCTCCTGCACGAAGCGCTCACGGGACGCGAGATCCGCGGCGGGGCGGCGGTCCTGACCCGCGCTCTGGAGGAGTCGTGCCGCGCCCACGGGGCGGAGATCCGGACCTCCTCCCCGGTCCGCCGGATTCTGGTGGAAGGGGGAAAAGTCCGCGGCGTCGAGCTGGAGGGCGGAGAGCGGATCGACGCGCTGGGCGTCCTCTCCTCGTGCGATCCCAAGAGGACCTTCTTCGAGATGATCGCGCCGCGCGACCTTCCGGCGGAGATCGAGGAAGCGATCCGCCACTGGCGCTGCCGCGGAACGACCGCCAAGGTGAACCTCGCCCTGAGCGGTCCTCTCGATTTCGCCGGCCGGCCGGGCGGAGTGTTCGAGGCGATCCGGACCGGGGAGGAGCTGGACGATCTGGAGCGCGCCTTCGATCCGGTGAAGTACGGGGAATATCCGGCGCGGCCCATCCTCGACGTCCGCGTCCCGTCGCTCTCCGAGCCGTCGCTCGCCCCCTCCGGGAACCACGTCGTCTCGATCTTGGCGCACTTCGTGCCGTACCACGTTCGAGGGGGATGGACCGAAGATCGGAAGAAAGCGCTCGCCGACCACGTCGTGCAAACCCTGGCGGTCTACGCCCCGACGCTTCCGGAGCGCATCCTCAGTGGCGAAGTCCTCTCCCCGGCCGATCTCGAGTCCCGCTACGGCCTGACGGAGGGACACATCCACCACGGCGAGCATGGCCTCGACCAGATGTTCTCCCTGCGGCCCGCCGCCTCCTGCTCGCGTCACCTGACCCCGTTGCCGGGCCTCATCCTGTGCGGCAGCGGCACCCATCCCGGCGGCGGGATCACCGGCGGTCCGGGCTCGCTCGCCGCCGCGGCCATCCTCGCAAGCCACCGCTGA
- a CDS encoding NAD(P)/FAD-dependent oxidoreductase yields MAKVYDAIVVGGGHNGLVCAAYLARAGRKVLVVERRHVLGGAAVSEEIHPGFRFSVFSYVVSLLRPEIIRDLDLPRFGLQIIPLECAFTPLPDGNSLCRWSDPEQTRREIERFSRRDAEIYPSYGQAMMQMGRFVKPILAMTPPDPTSKNPRELWELLKLGRRFGALSEEERVRKIKMFTMSAVDFLDQWFESDVLKATMSVSGIIGTFLGVRSPGTAYVLLHHYMGEIDGAFRSWGFCKGGTGALSAAIGDAARHLGAEIRTEAPVERVLMNGGSAAGVVLEGGEEIRSKIVISSMDPRRTFLKLVGAEGLDPQFVESIRRYKLRGSSGKVNLALDRLPEFVSRPGIGPHLRGDIAISPSIEYLERAYDEAKYGEYSKRPYLNVVIPSLVDPSVAPPGKHVMSIFVQYAPYHLKEGAAAWPGKREAWGDTVIDTLAEYCPGLKEAILHRQVLTPWDIEQQTGLSEGNIFQGELSLEQLFFLRPAPKWARYRTPVPKLWMCGSAVHPGGGIMGAPGANAARDILSSRSV; encoded by the coding sequence ATGGCGAAGGTCTACGACGCGATCGTGGTGGGAGGCGGCCACAACGGGCTCGTCTGCGCCGCCTATCTGGCGCGCGCCGGGAGGAAGGTCCTGGTCGTCGAGCGGCGCCACGTCCTCGGCGGCGCGGCGGTGAGCGAGGAGATCCACCCGGGATTCCGCTTCTCGGTCTTCTCTTACGTCGTGAGCCTGCTGCGCCCCGAGATCATCCGCGACCTCGATCTGCCGCGCTTCGGATTGCAGATCATCCCGCTGGAGTGCGCCTTCACTCCCCTCCCCGACGGGAACTCCCTGTGCCGCTGGTCCGATCCCGAGCAGACGCGCCGCGAGATCGAGCGCTTCAGCCGGCGGGACGCCGAGATCTATCCCTCCTACGGGCAGGCGATGATGCAGATGGGGCGCTTCGTGAAGCCGATCCTGGCGATGACGCCGCCCGATCCGACCTCGAAGAACCCGCGCGAGCTGTGGGAGCTGCTGAAGCTCGGAAGGCGCTTCGGCGCCCTGAGCGAGGAGGAGCGGGTCCGCAAGATCAAGATGTTCACGATGAGCGCCGTCGACTTCCTGGATCAATGGTTCGAATCCGACGTCCTGAAGGCGACCATGTCGGTGAGCGGCATCATCGGCACGTTCCTGGGGGTCCGCTCCCCGGGGACGGCCTACGTCCTGCTGCATCATTACATGGGGGAGATCGACGGCGCCTTCCGATCGTGGGGGTTCTGCAAGGGGGGCACCGGCGCGCTGAGCGCCGCCATCGGCGACGCCGCGCGGCACCTCGGCGCCGAGATCCGGACGGAGGCGCCGGTGGAGCGGGTCCTCATGAACGGCGGCTCTGCCGCCGGCGTCGTCCTCGAGGGGGGCGAGGAGATCCGCTCGAAGATCGTCATCTCCAGCATGGATCCGCGCCGCACCTTCCTGAAGCTGGTGGGCGCCGAGGGGCTCGACCCGCAGTTCGTGGAGTCGATTCGCCGCTACAAGCTGCGCGGCAGCTCCGGGAAAGTGAATCTGGCGCTCGATCGCCTTCCCGAGTTCGTGTCGCGCCCCGGGATCGGGCCGCACCTGCGGGGCGACATCGCCATCTCGCCCAGCATCGAGTACCTGGAGCGCGCCTACGACGAGGCGAAATATGGCGAGTACTCGAAGCGCCCCTACCTCAACGTAGTGATCCCGTCGCTCGTCGATCCCTCGGTCGCCCCTCCCGGCAAGCACGTCATGTCGATCTTCGTCCAGTACGCCCCGTATCACCTCAAGGAGGGGGCCGCCGCCTGGCCCGGCAAGCGCGAGGCCTGGGGCGACACGGTCATCGACACGCTCGCCGAATACTGCCCGGGCCTGAAGGAGGCGATCCTTCACCGGCAGGTCCTGACTCCCTGGGACATCGAGCAGCAGACCGGGCTGAGCGAAGGGAACATCTTCCAGGGAGAGCTGAGTCTCGAGCAGCTCTTCTTCCTGCGCCCCGCACCGAAATGGGCGCGTTACCGGACGCCGGTGCCGAAGCTCTGGATGTGCGGCTCCGCGGTGCATCCGGGCGGCGGGATCATGGGGGCGCCGGGCGCCAACGCGGCGCGCGACATCCTCAGCTCGCGGTCCGTCTGA
- a CDS encoding aminomethyltransferase family protein, with product MPVPTPFHPRTAPLCVSHRWKDWAGYCAVCSYDTNHDREYFAFRHAAGMLDVSPLFKYVVTGEDAADFLAHVASRDLRKIKVGQVSYFCLCDGQGKVIDDGTAARLADRTYRVTSASPSLRWLQEHSRGFRVAIEDHSETTAALAVQGPTSRDVLKAACGGDGVGALRFFRVAAARIGAIPVEISRTGYTGDLGYEVWMRAEDAVAVWDSLLEAGAPYGLVPAALDALDVTRVEAGFILQGVDYHSATRCPIESRKSSAFEVGLGWTVDLDREPFVGQQALKAEKERGSKWAMVGLEISWEELERLYEEHALPPHLPATAWRTAVPVYDGRRQIGRATSGTWSPMLKKNLALATVEARYAEPGTRFQIEHTAEYERRTVTATVVKRPFFDPERKRA from the coding sequence ATGCCCGTCCCGACTCCGTTCCACCCGCGCACTGCTCCCTTGTGCGTGAGTCACCGCTGGAAGGACTGGGCCGGCTATTGCGCCGTCTGCTCCTACGACACGAACCACGATCGCGAGTACTTCGCCTTCCGGCACGCCGCCGGGATGCTCGACGTGTCGCCGCTGTTCAAGTACGTCGTCACGGGCGAGGACGCCGCCGACTTCCTGGCCCACGTGGCGTCGCGCGATCTCCGCAAGATCAAAGTGGGACAAGTCTCCTACTTCTGCCTGTGCGATGGCCAGGGGAAGGTGATCGACGACGGCACCGCGGCGCGCCTGGCGGACCGGACGTACCGCGTCACCTCCGCCAGCCCGAGCCTGCGCTGGCTGCAGGAGCACTCGCGCGGCTTCCGGGTGGCGATCGAGGATCATTCCGAGACGACCGCGGCGCTCGCCGTCCAGGGGCCCACCTCGCGCGACGTCCTCAAGGCGGCCTGCGGCGGCGACGGCGTCGGAGCGCTGCGCTTTTTCCGCGTCGCGGCCGCCCGCATCGGCGCGATTCCGGTCGAGATTTCCCGGACCGGCTACACCGGCGATCTGGGATACGAGGTCTGGATGAGAGCCGAAGACGCCGTGGCGGTGTGGGACTCCCTGCTCGAAGCCGGGGCTCCCTACGGCCTGGTGCCGGCGGCGCTCGACGCCCTCGACGTGACGCGCGTCGAGGCGGGATTCATTCTCCAGGGGGTCGATTATCACAGCGCCACGCGCTGCCCGATTGAGTCGCGGAAGTCCTCGGCCTTCGAAGTGGGGCTCGGATGGACGGTGGACCTGGACCGCGAGCCGTTCGTGGGACAGCAGGCGCTGAAGGCCGAGAAGGAGCGCGGCTCGAAGTGGGCGATGGTCGGGCTGGAGATCTCGTGGGAGGAGCTGGAGCGGCTCTACGAGGAGCATGCGCTGCCTCCGCACCTTCCCGCCACCGCCTGGAGGACCGCTGTCCCGGTCTACGACGGCCGGCGCCAGATCGGGCGCGCCACGAGCGGCACCTGGTCGCCGATGCTCAAGAAGAACCTGGCGCTCGCCACGGTCGAGGCGCGCTACGCCGAGCCCGGCACGCGCTTCCAGATCGAGCACACCGCCGAATACGAGCGGCGCACCGTGACCGCGACGGTCGTGAAGCGCCCGTTCTTCGACCCCGAAAGGAAGCGGGCCTGA